One Oryza brachyantha chromosome 3, ObraRS2, whole genome shotgun sequence DNA segment encodes these proteins:
- the LOC102706371 gene encoding TATA-binding protein 2-like isoform X1, translating to MAEAAAALEGSEPVDLVKHPSGIVPTLQNIVSTVNLDCKLDLKAIALQARNAEYNPKRFAAVIMRIREPKTTALIFASGKMVCTGAKSEQQSKLAARKYARIIQKLGFPAKFKDFKIQNIVGSCDVKFPIRLEGLAYSHGAFSSYEPELFPGLIYRMKQPKIVLLIFVSGKIVLTGAKVRDETYTAFENIYPVLTEFRKVQQ from the exons atggcggaggcggcagcggcgctgGAGGGGAGCGAGCCCGTGGACCTGGTGAAGCACCCCTCCGGTATCGTCCCCACGCTCCA AAACATTGTGTCAACGGTCAATTTGGATTGCAAATTAGACCTCAAAGCTATAGCTTTGCAAGCACGCAATGCAGAATATAATCCAAAG CGTTTTGCTGCAGTTATCATGCGAATAAGAGAACCAAAAACTACAGCTCTGATATTTGCATCGGGTAAAATG GTCTGTACTGGGGCGAAGAGTGAACAACAATCCAAGCTTGCAGCAAGAAAG TATGCTCGTATTATCCAGAAACTTGGCTTTCCTGCTAAGTTCAAG GACTTCAAGATTCAGAACATTGTTGGCTCTTGCGATGTTAAATTTCCAATCAGGCTGGAGGGACTTGCATATTCTCATGGTGCTTTCTCAAGT TATGAGCCAGAACTCTTTCCTGGTCTGATATATCGGATGAAGCAACCAAAAATtgttcttttgatttttgtttcagGCAAGATTGTTTTAACCGGAGCAAAG GTGAGGGATGAGACATATACTGCCTTCGAAAACATATACCCTGTACTGACGGAGTTCAGAAAAGTCCAGCAATG A
- the LOC102704405 gene encoding TATA-binding protein 2: MAEAAAALEGSEPVDLAKHPSGIVPTLQNIVSTVNLDCKLDLKAIALQARNAEYNPKRFAAVIMRIREPKTTALIFASGKMVCTGAKSEQQSKLAARKYARIIQKLGFPAKFKDFKIQNIVGSCDVKFPIRLEGLAYSHGAFSSYEPELFPGLIYRMKQPKIVLLIFVSGKIVLTGAKVRDETYTAFENIYPVLTEFRKVQQ; encoded by the exons atggcggaggcggcggcggcgctggagggGAGCGAGCCCGTGGACCTGGCCAAGCACCCCTCCGGTATCGTCCCCACGCTCCA AAACATTGTATCGACGGTCAATTTGGATTGCAAATTAGACCTCAAAGCTATAGCTTTGCAAGCACGCAATGCAGAATATAATCCAAAG CGTTTTGCTGCAGTTATCATGAGAATAAGAGAACCGAAAACTACAGCTCTGATATTTGCATCGGGTAAAATG GTCTGTACCGGGGCGAAGAGTGAACAGCAATCCAAGCTTGCAGCAAGAAAG TATGCTCGTATTATCCAGAAGCTTGGCTTTCCTGCTAAGTTCAAG GACTTCAAGATTCAGAACATTGTTGGCTCTTGTGATGTTAAATTTCCAATCAGGCTAGAAGGACTTGCATATTCTCATGGTGCTTTCTCAAGT TATGAGCCAGAACTCTTTCCTGGTCTGATATATCGGATGAAGCAACCGAAAATtgttcttttgatttttgtttcagGCAAGATTGTTTTGACGGGAGCAAAG GTGAGGGATGAGACATATACTGCCTTTGAAAACATATACCCTGTACTGACGGAGTTCAGAAAAGTTCAGCAATG A
- the LOC102706371 gene encoding TATA-binding protein 2-like isoform X2, whose amino-acid sequence MAEAAAALEGSEPVDLVKHPSGIVPTLQNIVSTVNLDCKLDLKAIALQARNAEYNPKRFAAVIMRIREPKTTALIFASGKMVCTGAKSEQQSKLAARKKLGFPAKFKDFKIQNIVGSCDVKFPIRLEGLAYSHGAFSSYEPELFPGLIYRMKQPKIVLLIFVSGKIVLTGAKVRDETYTAFENIYPVLTEFRKVQQ is encoded by the exons atggcggaggcggcagcggcgctgGAGGGGAGCGAGCCCGTGGACCTGGTGAAGCACCCCTCCGGTATCGTCCCCACGCTCCA AAACATTGTGTCAACGGTCAATTTGGATTGCAAATTAGACCTCAAAGCTATAGCTTTGCAAGCACGCAATGCAGAATATAATCCAAAG CGTTTTGCTGCAGTTATCATGCGAATAAGAGAACCAAAAACTACAGCTCTGATATTTGCATCGGGTAAAATG GTCTGTACTGGGGCGAAGAGTGAACAACAATCCAAGCTTGCAGCAAGAAAG AAACTTGGCTTTCCTGCTAAGTTCAAG GACTTCAAGATTCAGAACATTGTTGGCTCTTGCGATGTTAAATTTCCAATCAGGCTGGAGGGACTTGCATATTCTCATGGTGCTTTCTCAAGT TATGAGCCAGAACTCTTTCCTGGTCTGATATATCGGATGAAGCAACCAAAAATtgttcttttgatttttgtttcagGCAAGATTGTTTTAACCGGAGCAAAG GTGAGGGATGAGACATATACTGCCTTCGAAAACATATACCCTGTACTGACGGAGTTCAGAAAAGTCCAGCAATG A